TGATCACTTCTACATTCGTTACATACGCAAAATCAACATCATCCAGAACCGTGATCCCCTCAGCTGTTGTTAGTGGCATGTTATTCCAATAAGCTTTTACGCCCCAGTTATTGAATTTCTGGTCGTTTCCATATCCTCTTAAAACAAGTCTTTGTCCTCCGAAATTAGTTCGCTTATCTACCTGAAGACCCGGCATAGTAGACAAAGTCTGATCAATTGCTGCGGGGTTGTTTCTGTTAAGATCTTCTTCAGAAAGTGTTTCTACAGACTGCGCATGTCTTTTGAACTCTGCACGTTCCTGTTTTATTTTTTTTCTTCCAAGGATATTAATTTCATCAATTGATCCTTGCTGTGTTTGCTGAGCATGTACAATAGAACAGCCTAACATAGCTGCTATGCATATATATTTTTTCATTATTTAAAATTTGTTACCATTAATATTCTAATCACCTTATAAAACAAATCCTGTTTCAGGTGGAGGAATAATAATGGATAAATAATGAGTCTTATTTATTGGGTTGTAATGATGAGGTAGTATGTTTAAATACTGAGCTAAAAAAAAATGAAATTCTTTTCTATCAAAAACAGTAAAAAGGCCTGATGTTTTGAGTACATTTTTCTCATGTACAGGAAGATTTATCTGGCGCCACACATATGTTTTTTTAATGCTCAATTTTTTTGAGAAATCTAATATAGAATTGATGATGATATCTTTTTTGTCCATATAACAAACAAAATATTTTTCACCATTTACAAGGCTGACTTTAATGACATCATAGGAATATCCATTCAGAGTAAATTCTTTTTCTTCCTTCCATTCTGCAGCTGCCATATCTTTTTCAGTAAAGCACTTGATCTCTGATTCTTTTAAAGCGTGATGGCTTACACTGTATTGTGTAGCTTCATATAGCTCTCTTTTTAAGTGAAAAATAACAGAGTATATCATATTATTGAATAACATGATGACCAGAAGACATAAAAAAATAAAAAGTAGTTTTTTATTCAAAGAAAGTTTATTTAAGGAACAGAATCTCCTGAAGGTTGTACAGAAATAAATTTTGGAATATTTATTCTGTTGGATATTTTAGATCCTTTAACGGTATATTCTATCCAATTATCTTTAGGATTTAAATTTTGAGAATCAGAATTTCCCGTTGGTACAGGATCAGCAACCATGTTCTCTTCTTTATTTTTATAAGGGAGGTTTCCTCTTATTACAATTGTATTTCCTGAATTATTCTGAGCAAATGAAATTATATTTCCTTCTGCTTTTAATGTTTTTACAATAATGATACTATTGTTTTTTTTCTTCAGCTGAACAATATACATCGCTCCTTTTACTCCTGCCCTTCCTCCTACCCATTCTGTTTTCTCAGCAGAAATCACGGATAGCATTTTATCTTTATATAAAGAGGATACTGGCACCCCACAGGAAACCAGTACCCCAAATACTATTAATAATAATTGATTATTCATTTTTTTTAATCATCATCACCTCCTATGCGTCCCAATACCAGGAAGTTACCACTATATACTGTTTCGCCTTTAGACTCAGCTTTCAGTATATAATTTCCAGGGGTTAGTTTTTGTCCGAATTCTTCATCAGACTTCACATTTTTCTTGTTGTAGATCAATCTTCCTGAGCTATCAACAATCGTTATATCCACACTGCTGTATTTAGCCGTATCAAATCTCAGATGCGAGATTCCTTTTGAAGGGTTAGGATATAGTCTATACATGTCTTTTTTAGATTGGGTATCTATTGTTGCCAAAGTAGTATTGGTATTCTGTGTTGTCCAGGCTCCTCTTCCATAAGTGGAAACCAATACGGTCTTGGTAGAAGGTCTATAATCTAAATTGGTAATTCTAATATTTCCTATATTTCCTGTTACTGAAGCCCAGCTAGGCGTTGCAGCAAGGAAATTCATGGTTCCCCAAACTCCCATTTCTGTGCCTACCAATACTTCATTAGCATTATCAGGATTTCGTAAAATGGTTCTCACAGGCATGTCCGGAAGGTTTCCTTCTTTATTTTGCCATGTAGCTCCTCCGTCTGCAGAATAAAATACACTCACTACATTATAATTCGATAATGTAGCAAGAATTTCATTTTCATTAGCTCCAAATTCTATATCAGAAATTGTTCCTGTTGCAGGGGATGTGATGGCTGTAGAAACATACGAGGTGGTATTTGCATTAGTGATTTTAAAGATTCTTCCTAAGTTGGTTCCTACAAAAAGTGTAGTAGAAGCTGTTGTATAAGGAGAAACTTTCAACCACGAAACTTGCTCACCAGATTGTGCTGTTCCTACGGTCATCTGAGTATTTGTCAATGTTGCAGTTGTAGCAGTGGAAGACAGGCCATTTGCTCTAAAAATTGTAAGTCCAGAACGATAAGAAAAGAATACATCATTTATTCTGTCTAATGCCAGCTCATTCACAAAATGTCCTAAGTTTCTATCAGAAGCAGATTTTATAATATAATTAGCACTGTTAGTCAATAAATAATGGTTATTATTAGTATAGCTCGAAATCTCATAATTATCTTGATCATCATATTCCGTATACATTCCATCTCCTCCTGTCGCAGCCTGGCTGGTAAGGAAACCATTGGCAGGAGGCACCCCATACAGCCACCATGAACCATTATCCTGCGCCCCGGCTAATAATTCTTCA
The Chryseobacterium sp. W4I1 DNA segment above includes these coding regions:
- a CDS encoding T9SS type A sorting domain-containing protein — protein: MLNPTKTPSNEELLAGAQDNGSWWLYGVPPANGFLTSQAATGGDGMYTEYDDQDNYEISSYTNNNHYLLTNSANYIIKSASDRNLGHFVNELALDRINDVFFSYRSGLTIFRANGLSSTATTATLTNTQMTVGTAQSGEQVSWLKVSPYTTASTTLFVGTNLGRIFKITNANTTSYVSTAITSPATGTISDIEFGANENEILATLSNYNVVSVFYSADGGATWQNKEGNLPDMPVRTILRNPDNANEVLVGTEMGVWGTMNFLAATPSWASVTGNIGNIRITNLDYRPSTKTVLVSTYGRGAWTTQNTNTTLATIDTQSKKDMYRLYPNPSKGISHLRFDTAKYSSVDITIVDSSGRLIYNKKNVKSDEEFGQKLTPGNYILKAESKGETVYSGNFLVLGRIGGDDD